Proteins encoded together in one Thermococcus celericrescens window:
- a CDS encoding ferredoxin yields MAWKVKIDQDVCIGDAICASLCPDVFEMGDEGKAQPIVEVIEDEALYNCAVEAAEACPVSCITVEEA; encoded by the coding sequence ATGGCGTGGAAGGTTAAGATTGACCAGGACGTTTGTATCGGAGATGCCATCTGTGCCAGCCTCTGCCCGGACGTCTTTGAGATGGGCGACGAGGGCAAGGCCCAGCCGATCGTCGAGGTTATCGAGGACGAGGCTCTCTACAACTGCGCCGTTGAGGCCGCTGAGGCCTGCCCGGTCAGCTGCATAACCGTTGAGGAGGCCTGA